In one Hymenobacter sp. DG25B genomic region, the following are encoded:
- a CDS encoding SMP-30/gluconolactonase/LRE family protein, with translation MKTAFSTLLVSGALLAGCQSNTTTSETTTTATAPADTASVPASTAPDTTANIGSPQLLHTLDEAHNTPDGLALAPNGRLILSVPNLADNTKPAVLMEMTDTGIKDWLTNLPVEPTTQKAAPMDLAFGPDGNLYYAENQYENSKDFKSRLMRVRMQNGKPGKVETVVDNFALANAVVWKGNTIYVTDSQWDMPNDDKGSAVLRFTLAELNKGPVHLKPKTMDPHVLAYFTTQVNETGVDNGADGLDYDSKGNFYTGSFGDGTLYKLTLKSDGSLAKKEALQLQGKKIPCVDGLIIDRATDKLYLCNSRQNAIEVVNLKDNTVTTLAQNGDTDGRNGLLDQPAEVLLKGSRLYISNFDKPEKNFVNTKSDAPHTMSVIDVK, from the coding sequence ATGAAAACTGCCTTTTCTACCTTGCTGGTGAGTGGTGCGCTGCTGGCCGGCTGCCAGTCCAACACCACCACGTCGGAAACCACGACTACGGCCACCGCGCCCGCTGATACTGCCTCGGTGCCCGCGTCCACCGCCCCGGATACCACCGCCAACATAGGCAGCCCCCAGCTGCTGCACACCCTGGACGAGGCCCACAACACGCCCGATGGACTGGCCCTGGCGCCCAACGGCCGCCTCATCCTCTCCGTGCCTAACCTGGCCGATAATACCAAGCCCGCCGTGCTGATGGAAATGACCGATACCGGCATTAAAGATTGGCTGACTAACCTGCCCGTGGAGCCCACCACCCAAAAAGCCGCGCCCATGGACCTGGCCTTCGGGCCCGATGGCAACCTCTACTACGCCGAAAACCAGTATGAAAATAGCAAGGATTTTAAATCCCGCCTGATGCGCGTGCGCATGCAGAACGGCAAGCCCGGCAAGGTGGAAACCGTCGTCGATAACTTCGCCCTGGCCAACGCGGTGGTGTGGAAGGGCAATACTATTTATGTGACCGACAGCCAGTGGGACATGCCCAATGATGATAAAGGCAGCGCCGTACTTCGCTTCACACTGGCCGAGCTAAACAAAGGCCCCGTGCATCTCAAGCCCAAAACCATGGACCCGCACGTGCTGGCTTATTTTACCACCCAGGTAAATGAAACCGGCGTAGACAACGGCGCCGATGGCCTGGACTACGACAGCAAAGGCAACTTCTACACCGGCTCCTTCGGCGACGGTACGCTGTACAAGCTTACGCTGAAGTCCGATGGCAGCCTCGCCAAAAAAGAAGCCCTGCAGCTGCAAGGCAAGAAAATTCCCTGCGTCGATGGCCTCATCATTGACCGCGCCACCGATAAGCTCTACCTCTGCAACTCCCGCCAGAACGCCATTGAAGTAGTAAACCTGAAGGATAATACCGTGACCACCCTGGCCCAAAACGGCGACACCGATGGCCGCAACGGCCTGCTGGACCAACCCGCCGAAGTGCTGCTAAAAGGCAGCCGCCTCTACATCTCCAACTTCGATAAGCCCGAAAAGAACTTCGTGAACACGAAATCCGACGCCCCACATACCATGTCGGTGATTGATGTAAAGTAG
- a CDS encoding peptidylprolyl isomerase, with amino-acid sequence MANISENKVVTITYDLSVTDENQEKVLVESAEADAPMVFLFGMSGLPDEFERQLNGKQPGDAFSFSLTPEQAYGDYDQQAVVDIPKNVFEIDGKIDEEMLQVGNFLPMADNQGHHMQGKIVDIGEENVKMDFNHPLAGMMMHFDGKVADVREASQEELEHGHVHGEGGHHH; translated from the coding sequence ATGGCGAACATCAGCGAAAACAAAGTAGTCACTATCACTTATGACCTCAGCGTAACCGACGAAAACCAGGAAAAAGTACTCGTGGAGTCGGCGGAGGCTGATGCTCCCATGGTGTTCCTGTTTGGCATGAGCGGCCTGCCCGATGAGTTTGAGCGCCAACTCAACGGCAAGCAGCCCGGCGACGCGTTCAGCTTCTCCCTCACCCCGGAGCAGGCCTACGGCGACTACGACCAGCAGGCCGTAGTGGACATCCCGAAAAACGTATTCGAAATCGACGGTAAGATTGACGAGGAAATGCTGCAGGTAGGCAACTTCCTACCCATGGCCGACAACCAGGGCCACCACATGCAGGGCAAAATCGTGGACATCGGCGAAGAAAACGTTAAGATGGACTTCAACCACCCCCTGGCCGGCATGATGATGCACTTCGACGGCAAAGTAGCTGACGTGCGCGAAGCTTCGCAGGAAGAATTAGAACACGGCCACGTGCACGGCGAAGGTGGGCATCACCACTAG
- a CDS encoding ACP phosphodiesterase, which produces MNFLAHLLLSGPSSHPNYSDIVVGNFAAEAVRGRAGLLAYPEAVQRGIVLHRAIDTFTDSHPIVRRTTARLREAGLGKWAGVVSDIGFDHLLARNFSEFHDDAAEPLPAFSQRMYTLLHARREELPERLQHMLQYMRRDDWLTGYAQPEGLRRALLGLSRRVPGAEVLATGAEAFLAELPAYEADFREFWPELIREVSLPVHM; this is translated from the coding sequence GTGAATTTCTTGGCTCATCTGCTGCTTTCCGGCCCTTCCTCGCACCCCAACTACTCTGATATTGTAGTAGGCAATTTTGCTGCGGAGGCAGTGCGGGGCCGCGCCGGCCTGCTGGCTTACCCCGAGGCCGTGCAGCGCGGCATTGTGCTGCACCGCGCCATCGATACCTTCACCGATAGCCACCCCATAGTGCGCCGCACCACCGCCCGCCTGCGCGAGGCCGGCCTGGGCAAATGGGCCGGGGTAGTGTCCGATATCGGATTCGACCACCTGCTGGCCCGCAACTTCTCGGAGTTTCATGACGATGCCGCCGAGCCGCTGCCTGCTTTCAGCCAGCGCATGTACACGCTGCTGCACGCCCGCCGTGAGGAGCTACCGGAGCGCCTGCAGCACATGCTCCAGTACATGCGCCGTGATGATTGGCTCACCGGCTACGCCCAGCCAGAGGGCTTACGCCGTGCGTTGTTGGGGTTGAGCCGCCGCGTGCCAGGTGCGGAGGTTCTGGCAACTGGAGCGGAAGCGTTTCTTGCGGAACTGCCCGCGTATGAGGCGGATTTTCGGGAATTTTGGCCGGAGCTAATTAGAGAGGTAAGTTTACCAGTGCATATGTAA
- a CDS encoding pyridoxamine 5'-phosphate oxidase family protein: MSAQTPVTNDLSKLLEKIKDVRIAMLTTTDDQHCLHSRPMFTQKPDADGSLLFLTDKNSAKIYEVKKDSQVNLSYANPDSNVYVSVSGRANAFRDQAKIDELWSEPMRAWFPKGKDDPQIMILKVEIDKGEYWDTPSSLLTQAYAYARAVVTGEPSKDDDVNQHAQVKVK, translated from the coding sequence ATGTCAGCCCAAACACCCGTCACCAACGACCTTTCGAAACTGCTGGAAAAAATCAAGGACGTGCGCATTGCCATGCTCACCACCACCGACGACCAGCACTGCCTGCATAGCCGCCCCATGTTTACCCAGAAGCCCGATGCGGACGGCTCTCTCCTCTTCCTGACCGATAAAAACTCCGCCAAGATATACGAGGTGAAAAAGGACAGCCAGGTAAACCTGAGCTACGCCAACCCCGACAGCAACGTGTACGTCTCGGTTTCGGGCCGCGCCAACGCCTTCCGCGACCAGGCCAAGATTGACGAGCTCTGGAGTGAGCCCATGCGCGCCTGGTTCCCCAAAGGCAAAGACGACCCCCAGATCATGATCCTGAAGGTGGAAATTGACAAAGGCGAGTACTGGGATACGCCCAGCTCCCTGCTCACGCAGGCCTATGCCTACGCCCGCGCCGTAGTTACCGGCGAGCCCAGCAAGGACGATGACGTAAACCAGCACGCCCAGGTGAAGGTTAAGTAA
- a CDS encoding porin translates to MKHTLLILSALLFSRIGLAQTPPTDSTAVSPVTVYGFLDAYYGFDFPTKRQQRPAFLYSHNRANEFALNNGLLGIRYQQGSIRGALALQAGTYVEANYAAEPEPLRHVYEAYAGFQPTQNIWLDMGIFSSHIGFESAISKDNWTLTRSVMAENSPYYEAGVRLTYTPTPRLTLTGLVLNGWQNLRDNNRGKALGTQLQWKLTDRLLLNSSTFYGNEQPQDSARRRRFFHDFYVTYETSKRLQLALVFDVGLQEAPNRVADTWHTGAALARFQLSAQWQATARAEYYHSRHGVVIQSSRPLAASPLFQVAAASLTTGYAPTPQLLVRLEGRVWRGKAALFDPTAMGAATHTYGSLTSSMALSF, encoded by the coding sequence ATGAAACACACGCTACTCATCCTATCTGCGCTTCTTTTTTCGCGGATTGGCCTGGCCCAAACCCCTCCTACCGACTCCACGGCAGTCAGTCCCGTAACGGTTTATGGGTTTTTAGACGCGTATTACGGCTTCGATTTTCCTACTAAAAGACAACAGCGCCCCGCTTTCCTGTACTCCCATAATCGGGCTAATGAATTTGCGCTCAACAATGGCCTGCTGGGAATCCGCTACCAGCAAGGTAGCATAAGGGGGGCGCTGGCTCTGCAGGCCGGCACCTATGTAGAAGCGAATTATGCGGCCGAGCCGGAGCCGCTCCGGCATGTGTACGAAGCCTATGCGGGCTTTCAGCCTACCCAAAATATATGGCTGGATATGGGGATTTTCTCCTCGCACATTGGGTTCGAGTCGGCCATCAGCAAAGATAACTGGACGCTGACCCGCTCAGTTATGGCGGAAAACTCGCCCTATTATGAGGCCGGGGTGCGCCTCACTTACACCCCCACGCCCCGGCTTACGCTTACCGGACTGGTGCTGAATGGCTGGCAAAACCTGCGGGACAACAACCGCGGCAAAGCCCTGGGCACGCAGCTGCAGTGGAAACTAACAGACAGGCTCCTGCTCAACAGCAGCACTTTTTATGGCAACGAGCAGCCCCAGGACTCGGCACGTCGGCGGCGCTTCTTCCATGATTTTTACGTCACTTATGAAACCTCAAAGCGCCTGCAGCTAGCCCTGGTGTTTGATGTGGGCTTGCAGGAAGCGCCCAACCGGGTGGCCGACACCTGGCATACCGGCGCAGCCCTGGCCCGCTTTCAGCTCTCCGCTCAATGGCAAGCCACTGCCCGGGCCGAATACTATCATTCCCGGCACGGCGTGGTTATTCAATCCAGCCGCCCCCTGGCAGCTTCTCCTTTGTTTCAGGTGGCTGCCGCCTCCCTTACTACCGGCTATGCACCTACCCCGCAGCTGCTGGTGCGGCTGGAAGGCCGCGTGTGGCGCGGCAAAGCTGCCCTGTTTGATCCAACTGCTATGGGCGCTGCCACGCATACCTATGGCAGCCTGACCTCCTCCATGGCCCTAAGCTTCTAA
- a CDS encoding leucine--tRNA ligase: MPGYYPQDIEKKWQAHWKEQNTFKAENSSDKPKFYVLDMFPYPSGAGLHVGHPLGYIASDIVSRYKRLQGFNVLHPMGFDSFGLPAEQYAIQTGQHPAITTEQNIETYIRQLNSLGFSYDWSREVRTSDPSYYKWTQWIFLKLFNSWYNLDTDRAEPLKTLLDKFAANGSEGIRAAGDEEERHSFTAGQWQSFSEKQRLQAVHPYRLAYQQDTYVNWCPGLGTVLSNDEVKDGLSERGGFPVERRLMPQWNLRITAYADRLLRGLDLIDWPEAVKEMQRNWIGKSIGAEVTFEVQDHPSAHIKVYTTRVDTIYGATFLVLAPEHELVTELTTPEQKEHIEEYINATKRRSERDRMADTKTVSGAFTGSFAINPVSGEPVQIWIADYVLAGYGTGAVMAVPSGDQRDYVFARHFNLPIIQVTDAQQNLEEQADPTKEGHYINSGIINGLGYKEATQKLIAYLEEKGQGKGKTNFRIRDAIFGRQRYWGEPIPIYYKDGVAYGVAEADLPLVLPEIDEYKPTETGEPPLGRAKDWKYKGQYEYELSTMPGWAGSSWYYLRYMDPTNETRFVGEEAEKYWKNVDLYLGGAEHATGHLLYSRFWHLFLKDLGLVTADEPFQKLINQGMILGRSNFVYRLNIIYTQADETNEMQKLNGPVVFVSKGIYEELSGVGVLEALHDKTGKVRSRLKEIMRSLMNPVDTNASFASVTFGNPAFTPLHVDVNIVENDVLDIEAFKNWREEYSNAEFILEDNGTYVCGVEVEKMSKSKYNVVSPDVLIEKFGADALRLYEMFLGPLEQFKPWNTNGMSGVSGFLKKLWRLYHPQDGDFAVTDEAATPQELKALHKAIKKVEEDIERFSFNTTVSALMITVNELTALDSHKRAVLEPLVVLISPYAPHLAEELWQKLGHAAGSISSASYPEFREEYLVEDTVTYPIAINGKVREQLQFAATATPAEIEAAVRATDILARFAEGKEAKKVIVVPGRMVNVVV, encoded by the coding sequence ATGCCCGGCTACTACCCCCAGGATATCGAGAAGAAGTGGCAAGCCCACTGGAAAGAGCAGAATACTTTCAAAGCCGAAAACAGCTCGGATAAGCCCAAGTTTTACGTGCTGGACATGTTCCCGTATCCCTCCGGGGCGGGGCTGCACGTGGGGCACCCGCTGGGCTACATTGCTTCGGATATTGTTTCGCGCTACAAGCGCCTGCAGGGCTTTAACGTGCTGCATCCCATGGGTTTCGACTCCTTCGGCCTGCCCGCCGAGCAGTACGCCATCCAGACCGGGCAGCACCCGGCCATTACTACGGAGCAGAACATTGAAACCTACATTCGGCAGCTGAACTCCCTGGGCTTCAGCTACGACTGGAGCCGTGAAGTGCGCACCTCCGACCCCAGCTACTATAAGTGGACGCAGTGGATTTTCCTCAAGCTGTTCAATAGCTGGTATAACCTGGACACCGACCGCGCCGAGCCGCTGAAAACCCTGCTCGATAAGTTTGCCGCCAATGGCAGCGAAGGAATCCGCGCGGCTGGGGATGAGGAGGAGCGGCACAGCTTCACAGCCGGCCAGTGGCAGTCGTTCAGCGAAAAGCAGCGTTTGCAGGCCGTGCACCCCTACCGCCTGGCCTACCAGCAGGACACCTACGTGAACTGGTGCCCGGGCTTGGGCACGGTGCTTTCCAACGATGAAGTAAAAGACGGGCTTTCCGAGCGCGGCGGCTTCCCCGTAGAGCGCCGCCTCATGCCCCAGTGGAACCTGCGCATCACGGCCTACGCCGACCGCCTCCTGCGCGGCCTCGACCTCATCGACTGGCCCGAAGCCGTGAAGGAAATGCAGCGCAACTGGATTGGCAAAAGCATTGGCGCCGAAGTGACGTTTGAGGTGCAGGACCACCCCAGCGCCCACATTAAGGTATACACCACCCGCGTAGACACCATTTACGGCGCCACTTTCCTGGTGCTGGCTCCCGAGCACGAGCTGGTAACGGAGCTGACCACGCCTGAGCAGAAGGAGCACATTGAGGAGTACATTAACGCCACCAAGCGCCGCTCGGAGCGCGACCGGATGGCCGATACTAAAACCGTTTCGGGCGCCTTCACGGGCAGCTTCGCCATTAACCCGGTAAGCGGCGAGCCGGTGCAGATCTGGATTGCCGACTATGTGCTGGCCGGCTACGGCACCGGCGCCGTAATGGCCGTACCCAGCGGCGACCAGCGCGACTATGTGTTTGCCAGGCACTTCAACCTGCCCATTATTCAGGTAACCGACGCGCAGCAGAACCTGGAAGAGCAGGCCGACCCCACCAAGGAAGGCCACTACATCAACTCGGGCATCATCAACGGCCTCGGCTACAAAGAGGCTACCCAAAAGCTCATTGCCTACCTGGAAGAGAAAGGCCAGGGCAAAGGCAAAACCAACTTCCGTATCCGCGACGCCATCTTCGGCCGCCAGCGCTACTGGGGCGAGCCCATCCCGATTTACTACAAGGACGGTGTAGCCTACGGCGTGGCTGAAGCCGACCTGCCGCTGGTGCTCCCGGAAATTGACGAGTACAAGCCCACCGAAACCGGCGAGCCGCCCCTGGGCCGCGCCAAGGACTGGAAATATAAAGGTCAGTACGAGTACGAGCTGAGCACCATGCCCGGCTGGGCCGGCTCCTCCTGGTACTACCTGCGCTACATGGACCCCACCAACGAAACCCGTTTTGTGGGCGAAGAAGCCGAGAAATACTGGAAGAACGTAGACTTATATCTCGGTGGTGCAGAGCATGCTACGGGCCATTTGCTCTACTCCCGCTTCTGGCACCTGTTCCTGAAAGATCTGGGCCTGGTAACAGCCGATGAGCCCTTCCAGAAGCTGATTAACCAGGGTATGATTTTGGGCCGCTCGAACTTCGTGTATCGGTTGAATATTATCTACACTCAAGCCGACGAAACAAATGAAATGCAGAAGCTGAATGGTCCAGTGGTGTTTGTATCGAAAGGCATCTATGAAGAACTCAGCGGTGTAGGCGTACTTGAAGCTCTGCATGACAAAACCGGCAAAGTCCGGAGCAGACTTAAGGAAATAATGCGGAGTCTGATGAACCCAGTAGATACGAACGCTTCATTTGCTAGCGTCACCTTCGGCAACCCGGCATTCACACCCCTGCACGTAGATGTGAACATTGTAGAAAACGATGTACTCGATATTGAAGCCTTCAAGAACTGGCGCGAGGAGTATTCCAACGCTGAGTTCATCCTCGAAGATAACGGCACCTACGTGTGCGGTGTCGAGGTGGAGAAGATGTCGAAGTCGAAGTACAATGTGGTGAGCCCCGATGTTCTCATTGAGAAGTTTGGGGCCGATGCGTTGCGCCTGTACGAAATGTTCCTGGGGCCGCTGGAGCAGTTCAAGCCTTGGAATACCAACGGCATGAGCGGCGTTTCCGGCTTCCTCAAGAAGCTCTGGCGCCTATACCACCCGCAGGATGGCGACTTTGCGGTTACCGATGAGGCAGCTACGCCGCAGGAGCTGAAAGCGCTGCACAAGGCCATTAAGAAGGTAGAGGAAGACATTGAGCGGTTCAGCTTCAACACCACTGTGAGTGCCCTCATGATTACGGTGAACGAGCTAACGGCCCTGGACTCGCACAAGCGGGCCGTGCTGGAGCCGCTGGTGGTACTGATTTCGCCCTACGCACCCCACCTGGCGGAGGAGCTGTGGCAGAAGCTGGGCCACGCGGCCGGCAGCATCAGCTCCGCCTCCTACCCAGAGTTCAGGGAAGAGTATCTGGTAGAAGACACGGTTACCTACCCGATAGCCATCAACGGCAAAGTGCGCGAGCAGCTACAGTTTGCCGCCACCGCCACCCCCGCCGAAATTGAAGCCGCCGTGCGCGCCACGGATATCCTGGCCCGCTTCGCCGAGGGCAAAGAAGCCAAAAAGGTAATTGTAGTACCTGGCCGCATGGTAAACGTGGTGGTGTAA
- a CDS encoding bestrophin family protein → MIIRPKYNWFQMLFVWQGSVLPQILPRLFLLFVLSVVVTYYHGTIFQYRIPLTAAPFTLFGVALAIFLGFYNTVSYDRFWEGRKLWGALLNDSRSLARQALTMSGYPPNSAEVAHFMQLLIACTHTLRHQLRLTDPSADLQRLLPPHLADAVQQAHFKPIMLLREMGRWLQQARAAGLLDTNTQLAFDQNFNKISDIVGGCERLASTPVPYTYSVLLHRTVYLYCFLLPFGLVESITWATPLVVVFIGYTFMALDAIISEIEEPFGTQPNDLALNSMSYMIETTLREMAGQPVPEWPAPHTGYRFD, encoded by the coding sequence ATGATTATCCGACCTAAGTACAACTGGTTTCAGATGCTGTTTGTGTGGCAGGGCTCGGTTCTGCCGCAGATTCTGCCCCGGCTCTTCCTGTTGTTTGTATTGTCGGTGGTGGTGACGTACTACCACGGCACCATTTTTCAGTACAGAATACCTCTCACGGCGGCTCCCTTCACGCTGTTTGGGGTGGCGCTGGCCATCTTTCTGGGGTTTTATAACACCGTCAGCTACGACCGTTTCTGGGAGGGGCGCAAGCTGTGGGGTGCCCTGCTCAACGACAGCCGCTCCCTGGCCCGCCAGGCCCTTACCATGAGCGGCTACCCCCCCAATTCGGCGGAGGTGGCGCACTTCATGCAGCTGCTCATAGCCTGCACCCATACCCTCAGGCATCAGCTGCGTCTCACTGACCCTTCGGCTGACTTGCAGCGCCTGCTTCCGCCCCATCTGGCCGACGCCGTGCAGCAGGCACATTTTAAGCCCATTATGCTGCTGCGCGAAATGGGCCGCTGGTTGCAGCAGGCCCGCGCCGCCGGCCTGCTGGATACCAACACCCAACTCGCTTTCGACCAAAACTTCAATAAGATTTCCGACATAGTGGGCGGCTGTGAGCGACTGGCCAGCACCCCCGTGCCCTACACTTATAGCGTGCTGCTGCACCGCACGGTGTATCTCTACTGCTTTCTGCTGCCGTTTGGGCTGGTGGAAAGCATCACCTGGGCCACGCCGCTGGTGGTAGTATTCATCGGCTACACTTTTATGGCACTGGATGCCATTATCAGCGAAATTGAAGAGCCGTTCGGCACGCAACCCAACGACCTGGCCCTCAACTCCATGAGCTACATGATTGAAACCACGCTGCGCGAAATGGCCGGCCAGCCCGTGCCGGAGTGGCCGGCCCCGCATACGGGCTATAGGTTTGATTAG
- a CDS encoding MmcQ/YjbR family DNA-binding protein, which yields MNIEDFRDYCLLKPGVSEETPFGPDTLVFKVGGKIFALTDIDTFGSVNLKCDPEFAIELREKYDYVQPGYHMNKKHWNTVQVGTGVTNEQLQEWIDHSYNLVLASLPRAVREEVAGPQE from the coding sequence ATGAATATTGAAGACTTCCGCGACTATTGCCTGCTCAAGCCCGGCGTATCGGAGGAAACGCCCTTCGGCCCCGACACTCTGGTGTTTAAGGTGGGCGGCAAAATCTTTGCCCTCACGGATATCGACACGTTCGGCAGCGTGAACCTGAAGTGCGACCCGGAGTTTGCCATTGAGCTGCGGGAGAAATATGATTACGTGCAGCCCGGCTACCACATGAATAAGAAGCACTGGAACACGGTGCAGGTAGGAACCGGCGTAACCAATGAGCAGCTGCAGGAGTGGATTGATCATTCCTATAACCTGGTACTGGCCTCGCTGCCCCGCGCCGTACGGGAAGAAGTGGCCGGGCCGCAGGAGTAG
- a CDS encoding DUF6728 family protein: MRSKGLFDLGPVFGYFFRKNDPNRKTNFNLRSMHFINKLSMAMFVVGLLVLLYRWFVR, encoded by the coding sequence ATGCGTTCCAAAGGCCTCTTCGATTTAGGACCCGTGTTTGGTTATTTCTTCCGCAAGAATGATCCTAACCGTAAAACCAACTTCAACCTGCGCTCCATGCACTTCATCAATAAGCTGAGCATGGCCATGTTCGTGGTTGGCTTGCTGGTGCTGCTCTACCGCTGGTTTGTCCGGTAA
- a CDS encoding serine hydrolase domain-containing protein: MRASAQTGIPVPQLAHCDTAILQFMKRWDVLGASVAISKDGQLVYDRAFGYADQARQLPMQPYHLLRVASLSKPVTAIAIMKLVEDGRISLSHKAFGPAGYLQSPYYLSVIADKRIYDITVQQLLEHSAGWDRAVPCDGHSGCDPIDFPLAVSKAMHAPNPVGDSTLIRYLLKRGLNTAPGKHYAYSNIGYLVLGKIIEQVTHQRYEAWVTEHVLRPAGVLEAHLGHNLPDARQERETEYQGRGRRASCYGTGQKVPLSYGGFNLEAMNAHGGWIFSARDLVRLLLAADGFNSRADLLSASTIETMTSPSAANPAYGKGWMLNQDTWRHTGLIDGTASYLARTPDGYTWAILLNSNANPAAFWKALDKLGRTCVQGAESWPRHDLFPPEINASELTATTSKTEAARLRWTNGNGTRRLVLVKADTPVNAFPQDGVSYTAHTSFGLGQRLGSETFVVSNEEDNDVLIRNLNPHRQYYARVVEYRQDETTNNLPIYTLEGNPVLVLNSKEPVLAVVRASVNALLSRYFQRSPPIVALHTPEPRTASEESELTPRDLQAAWPTKPYLLPQQLPVQEEATQIN; the protein is encoded by the coding sequence TTGCGTGCATCTGCTCAAACCGGTATCCCCGTTCCCCAGCTCGCGCATTGCGACACGGCTATCCTGCAGTTTATGAAGCGCTGGGACGTGCTGGGCGCTTCCGTGGCCATCAGCAAAGATGGCCAGCTGGTCTACGACCGGGCTTTCGGCTACGCCGACCAGGCCCGCCAGCTTCCTATGCAGCCCTACCACCTGCTGCGGGTGGCCAGCCTCTCCAAACCCGTTACGGCCATTGCCATTATGAAGCTGGTGGAAGATGGCCGCATCAGCCTCAGCCACAAGGCATTTGGCCCCGCTGGTTACCTGCAAAGTCCTTACTACCTCAGCGTTATTGCCGATAAGCGCATCTATGATATAACGGTGCAACAGCTGCTGGAGCACAGCGCCGGCTGGGACCGGGCCGTACCCTGCGACGGCCACTCCGGCTGCGACCCTATCGACTTTCCCCTGGCCGTGAGCAAGGCCATGCACGCGCCCAACCCCGTCGGCGACTCCACCCTCATCCGCTACCTGCTGAAGCGTGGGCTGAACACGGCCCCCGGTAAGCATTATGCCTATTCAAACATAGGGTATTTGGTGCTGGGCAAGATAATAGAGCAGGTAACGCACCAGCGGTATGAGGCCTGGGTGACGGAGCACGTGCTACGCCCGGCCGGCGTGCTGGAGGCACACCTGGGCCATAACCTGCCCGATGCCCGCCAGGAGCGGGAAACCGAGTATCAGGGCCGCGGCCGCCGGGCCTCCTGCTACGGCACCGGGCAAAAAGTACCCCTCAGCTACGGTGGCTTCAATCTGGAAGCCATGAATGCCCATGGCGGCTGGATTTTCTCGGCCCGCGACCTGGTGCGGCTGCTGCTGGCCGCCGATGGGTTCAACTCCCGGGCTGATCTGCTCTCAGCCTCTACCATTGAAACCATGACCTCGCCATCGGCCGCCAACCCGGCCTACGGCAAAGGCTGGATGCTAAACCAGGATACCTGGCGGCATACCGGCCTTATTGATGGCACTGCCAGCTACCTGGCGCGCACGCCCGATGGCTACACCTGGGCTATTCTGCTGAACTCCAACGCCAACCCGGCGGCCTTCTGGAAGGCGCTGGATAAGCTGGGCCGCACCTGCGTGCAGGGCGCCGAAAGCTGGCCCCGGCATGATTTGTTTCCGCCGGAAATCAACGCTTCTGAGCTCACCGCCACCACCTCTAAAACCGAGGCCGCCCGCCTGCGCTGGACCAATGGCAACGGCACCCGGCGCCTGGTGCTGGTGAAAGCCGATACACCGGTAAATGCCTTCCCTCAGGATGGCGTCAGCTACACGGCGCATACCTCCTTCGGGCTGGGCCAGCGACTGGGTTCGGAAACCTTTGTGGTCAGCAATGAGGAGGATAATGATGTGCTGATCCGGAACCTGAACCCCCACCGCCAGTACTACGCCCGGGTGGTGGAGTACCGGCAGGACGAAACCACCAACAACCTGCCCATATACACATTGGAAGGCAACCCCGTGCTGGTGCTGAACAGCAAAGAGCCGGTTCTGGCCGTGGTTCGGGCTTCGGTAAACGCACTGCTTTCGCGCTATTTCCAGCGTAGCCCTCCTATTGTGGCCCTGCATACGCCGGAGCCCCGGACCGCATCAGAAGAGTCAGAGCTGACTCCCCGCGACCTGCAGGCAGCCTGGCCCACCAAACCCTATTTGCTTCCCCAGCAGCTGCCCGTGCAGGAGGAAGCAACGCAGATAAATTAG
- a CDS encoding nuclear transport factor 2 family protein, with protein MKSLLLLCSFLAFLPSAKAQKAASEQAAVKKTIATFFNGMRQGDSTLVRSTLAPGAVFHTIVNRKGTTELRPENPNDFVKAVGTPHKEVWDERISFDKILIDANLASVWTPYEFYLGTTFSHCGYNSFQLVKLAEGWKIAHVIDTRRKEKCK; from the coding sequence ATGAAAAGTCTGCTGCTGCTCTGCTCCTTTTTAGCGTTTCTTCCCTCGGCTAAAGCCCAAAAAGCTGCTTCGGAACAAGCGGCCGTGAAGAAAACCATAGCCACGTTCTTTAATGGGATGCGCCAGGGCGACAGCACCCTGGTACGCTCCACGCTGGCGCCCGGTGCCGTATTTCACACCATTGTAAACCGCAAAGGCACCACGGAGCTGCGGCCCGAAAATCCAAATGACTTCGTGAAAGCCGTAGGCACACCCCACAAGGAAGTGTGGGATGAGCGCATCAGCTTCGATAAAATTCTGATTGATGCCAACCTGGCCAGCGTCTGGACGCCCTATGAGTTTTATCTGGGCACCACGTTCAGCCACTGCGGCTACAACTCCTTTCAGCTGGTAAAGCTGGCCGAGGGCTGGAAGATTGCGCACGTGATTGACACGCGCCGCAAGGAGAAGTGCAAGTAA